A segment of the Desulfitobacterium dehalogenans ATCC 51507 genome:
TTCTCCACGCCCTCTTTTTCCTCTTCAAGGATTGTCATAAGGTCAGCCTCTTCTACAGTGACCCTGATTTTTTGCCCATAGGCCTGGGACCATTCGTTCATTTCCTGAACAAAAACCCTGTCCTCCCGATACATATGAAAGTGCACCTTTTCCCTCAATAAAAAGCCAATCACTTCCCGGGCTAGGGCCACAGGAATTACTTTTCGGTAAAGAATTTTCCGGCTTATAGCCTCCTGAATCATGGCTCCATTATACGTAATGATAGGAACGTCCAACCCCAATTGCTCAGCATAGAGTCTGGCCGAAGCGGGCATCCTTCCTGTGGCAAAGGTCACATAAACGCCTTGCTCCCTTGCTTGCCGGATAGCTTCAATGACCCGCTCCGATAGGGTTAAATCATCTCTTAATAAGGTATCATCCAAATCCGTGGCCACCAGTTTGATATTCAAATGACTTCAACTCCTCGATTGTTTAATTCGACAAGCCGAAGAAGGAATCCTTTCCAAAGCTATTAACCTCAGGTTCTTATTACCTCCAGATATTGAAAATTCTCCCCAATTCCTCTTGACGCGGGACGTTTTTTCTATTATGGTTATATACATAAGTATATAACCATAATAGTCTGTGTTTTATCCAGCGCTGAACACTTATTTTACTCTATGAAGGGGGGTGTCGTTCCTTGAGTCAACCATTCGATAATAACAAACCTATCTATATTCAAATCCGGGAATTGATTGAAGATCAAATTGTTAACAATCAGCTTAAGGAGGGCGAGCAAGCTCCTTCCACCAATCAACTGGTCAATTTCTATAAGATCAACCATGTAACGGTATCCAAGGGGGTTAATCAATTGATTGACGAGGGTATTTTGTTTAAGAAAAGAGGCTTAGGCATGTTTGTGACAGAGGGAGCCCGGGATCGGCTCCTGGAAAAGCGTAAGGATGCCTTTATTAATGAGTATCTCGTAGGCTTACTCCAAGAGGCTGGTAAACTGGGGATATCCACAGAAGAAATAATTGAACTTATCCGAAGGATGAAGAGCTGTTGATTACTACGATGAAAGGACGGGATTCTATGGGCACTCAAGTTGTGGTTCATAATGTATCTCTTCAGTATAAAAATTTTCCTGCTTTAAAAAATATCTCCTTTACATTAGGAGAGGGTAAAATCTATGGCCTCATTGGTCGCAATGGTGCAGGAAAGACTTCTTTGCTTTCCTTGCTCGCCTCCTTCCGGGAGCCTTCCTCAGGAAAAATTCTCATCAATGGGGAAGAGCCCTTCGAAAATGCATCGGTGATGGAGCAAGTCTGCTTTATCTACGAGAAAGACTATAAGGATGAATCAGAAAAGGTTCCTGCATTACTGGAAGCAGTGGAGCGCTATCGCCCCCATTATGATAAGGACTATGCCAATTATCTTACTCGACGTTTCAAACTGCCTATGAATAAATCTCTGAAAAGTCTCTCCCGGGGAATGCAATCCGTCTTTAACGTGGTTATAGGCTTGGCCAGCCGCTGTCCCATTACCATTCTGGATGAAGCTTATCTGGGAATGGACGCTCCCACCAGGGAAGTTTTTTACCAGGAGCTGCTGGCGGATCAAGGGAACTATCCTCGTACCTTTATCCTCTCCACCCACTTGGTCTCGGAGATGGATTACCTTTTTGATGAGGTGCTGATCTTGGATCGGGGAAGTCTCATCCTCCAAGAAAATTATGAAGAATTTATCTCCCGGGCCTCTTCTATTACCGGTCCAGCTGAAGTGGTGGATGAATTTATTCATGGGATGCAAAAGCTCAATGAACAAAGACTTGGCAATACCAAATCAGTCATGATCTACGGGGTCCTTAGTGAGAGACAGCAACAATCCGCTCTGGCTAAAGGATTGCAGATCGGGCCCGTTTCTCTTCAGGATCTGTTCATACATTTGACCAAGGAGGAGGAATAATATGAACACCAAAAAAGCCGTTTATCCTAAAGTAGCAGCAGATTTATTTATGGCCCAGGGACTCTGGACTCTCTTCTTTCTCGGCATTATTGTGCTTGTTCAAATTATCCAGCATATCATCGCCCTCAATGTAGGGGATGACAACATCACCAGCACCAGCTTTTTCGTAGCTTCCCATGTTTCTTCACGAATCTACATGCTGGTTATAGGAATTATCGCTGCTTATTCTTTTCTCCCTCATTATGTTCAGAATGGTGTAACCCGCAAAGATTATTTTAAAGGTGCAGCCTTAGGCTCTTTTGCCTTGGCTATAGCTATCACTCTGGTCACTTTGCTGTTGGCCGGTTTAGAGCATTTGATTGTTAACGGTTTGAACCTGTCCCTTGTCCTGGAATCTTCTTCCGCCATTGAGCTGGAGGTTGAAGAGGTATTCATCGCTAACCTCATCCAGACACTCATTGTTCCTTCTCCTCTGGAGGCCAGCGGTTTTTCCCTAATAGGAATTATCCTCGCCACATTAGGAAAATACTTTTACTATGTGGTCGGGTGGATGATCGGCTCAGCCTATTACCGCTATAATGGATTGGTTGGGCTGGGGACAATCCTGCTTAGTATCCTTCTCGGTATGGTTTATAGTTCTTTTTGGGGAATGCCTGTAGGCGTCTTCTTACCCTTTGGAACGCTGCTCCTCTCTCTCACTCTCCCTACGGCAGCCTCCTTCCTCGGTTCCGTTATAGTTATCGGTTTTATCCTCTGCTGCATTCGTGATCTTACTAAGCGTGTCCCTATTAAAGCATAATCCCTAGCGCTCAAGCCATAGCTACACCCTGTTACTATCGGATCATAAAGAAGACAAAAAAACTGAACTGCACTTCCTATTGTTATTTGCCAGCAATCGGAGTGCAGTTCAATATATCTTATGACTTATTTGGAGGAATCGTCCGCCAATTTCTAACAGTCATACTCATAGTTATTGATCAGCTCAGATATTTCTTGAGGAATCTACCGGTGTAGGATGTTGGGCAAGCGGCAACTTCTTCCGGGGTTCCCGTGATGACCACCTGGCCTCCGCCACTGCCTCCTTCCGGACCAAGATCAATGAGATAATCCGCAGTCTTGATCACATCAAGGTTATGCTCAATGACAAGGACGGTATCGCCCCCATCCACAAGGCGATGAAGCACTTCCAGCAAACGATCCACATCGGCCATATGCAACCCTGTGGTAGGCTCATCCAAAATATAGATAGTCTTACCCGTACTGCGCCGACTAAGTTCAGTGGCCAGCTTAATCCGCTGAGCCTCACCACCGGACAGGGTAGTCGCCGGCTGACCGAGCCGGATATAGCCGAGCCCCACATCCTGCAGCGTTTGCATCTTCCGTAAAATTCGGGGAACAGCCTGGAAAAATTCCACCGCCTCATCCACCGTCATGTCGAGGATTTCAGCAATGCTCTTCCCTTTATATTTTACTTCCAAGGTCTCGCGATTATAACGGGCTCCCCGACAGACTTCACAAGGAACATAGACATCCGGGAGGAAGTGCATCTCAATCTTGATGATGCCATCCCCTTTACAGGCTTCACAGCGACCGCCTTTGACATTGAAACTAAAGCGCCCAGTAGCATAACCACGCATTTTGGCCTCGGGAGTATGGGAGAAAAGTTCACGAATATAATCAAATACCCCAGTATAAGTGGCAGGATTGGAACGGGGAGATCTGCCAATAGGGGATTGGTCAATATCTATGACCTTATCCAAGTGCTCTAAACCTTCAACGACCTTATGGAGTCCGGCACGCAGCTTGGTTGCTTTGTTAAGCTTGGTGGCCAAGGTCTTATAAACGATCTCATTGACCAAGGTGCTTTTTCCCGAACCCGATACGCCTGTGACCACATTGAAAACGCCAAGGGGAATGCGGACATTGATGTTTTTCAGATTATTTTCACGGGCTCCCTTAACCTCCAGCCACTTACCGTTGAGCTTTCTCCTTTCCGCAGGAACAGGAATTCTCCGGGTGCCGTTCAAATATTGCCCGGTGATGGACTCAGTATTGGCTTTGATCTCCTCGATCTTTCCTTCGGCAATAATCCGCCCTCCATGGGCTCCTGCTCCCGGGCCGATATCGATGATATGATCCGCAGTCAGCATGGTATCCTCATCATGCTCAACCACCAGCAAAGTATTGCCCAAATCTCTCAGATGCTTTAAGGCCGCCAGGAGCTTTTCATTATCCCTCTGGTGCAAGCCGATGCTGGGCTCATCCAGAACATAGAGAACTCCGGTCAAACTGGAACCAATCTGAGTAGCCAGCCGAATCCGCTGGGCTTCTCCGCCGGAGAGTGTTCCCGCCGCCCGATGCAAGGTAAGATAATCCAGTCCTACATTGACTAAGAATCCCAGGCGCTCCCGAACCTCTTTGAGAATTTGCCGGGCGATGGTCTGTTCTTTTTCACTGAGCTGCAATTGGGTGATAAACTCTAAAGCTTCCGTAATCGGCAAGCGGGTATAATCATCGATGGATAGTTCTCCTACGGTCACCGCTAAAGCCTCCGGCTTGAGGCGCTTTCCTTTGCATGCAGGGCAATCATGCTCGCTCATAAAGTTTTCGATTTCAGTTCGGACATAATCGGAAGTGGACTCCTTGTAGCGCCGCTCAAAAAAGGGAATAAGCCCCTCAAAAGGTCCTGTATGGGCTTTGGGTTTATCGTCAAAGAAACTCATAAACGTGTATTTTATAGGCTTTTCAATTCCGTAAAGCAGGCCCTTCCATTGCTCCTCAGAGAGTTCTTCCAAGGGAGTATCCATGGTAAAACCGAGGGCTTCACTGACCGCAGCCATCATGGCCGGATAGTAGCTGGATTGGGATTTGGCCCAGGGTACGATGGCTCCTTCGCCCAGACTCAGCTTCTTATTGGGAATGATCAAGTCTATATCCACTTCCAGATTCGCCCCTAAGCCCGTACAATCAGGGCAGGCCCCATAAGGGCTGTTAAAGGAGAAAAGACGGGGAGAAATCTCTTCAAGGGCTATACCGCAGTCCGGGCAGGCGAAATTTTCACTGAAAAGGATTTCCGTATTTTCAATAATGTCCACAAGGACATTGCCTTCCCCCAGCTTCAAAGCCGTTTCCAGGGAGTCAGCCAGACGGACCGCACTATCAGGCTTTAAAGCGATACGGTCTACCACGACTTCGATGGAGTGTTTCTTATTTTTTTCTAATTTAATCTCTTCGCTTAAATCCCGATTTTCACCATCCACCCTTACCCGTACATATCCCGCCTTGCGGGCATCCTCCAACACTTTGACATGCTCCCCTTTTTTCCCTTTGACTAAGGGGGCAAGAATTTGGAGCTTGGTGCGTTCAGGGTAGACCATGACCTGGTCCACCATTTGTTGTATCGTTTGTTGGCTGATTTCTCTGCCGCATTGTGGACAATGGGGATGGCCGACCCGGGCATAAAGGAGACGAAGATAATCATAGACCTCCGTCACCGTTCCCACTGTAGAACGGGGGTTACGGTTGGTTGTTTTTTGGTCAATGGAGATGGCCGGAGACAGGCCTTCGATATAATCCACATCCGGCTTGTCCATTTGCCCGAGAAACATACGGGCATAGGCAGACAGAGATTCAACATAGCGGCGTTGGCCTTCAGCGTAAATGGTGTCAAAAGCCAACGACGATTTTCCGGAGCCGGATAAGCCGGTGACAACCACCAGCTGGTCTCTGGGAATATCCACATTAATATTTTTCAAGTTATGGGCGCGGGCGCCGCGGACTTTGATAAAGTTCTGGGTCATAGGGGGCCTCCTCGGTAAAGATTAGATTGTTGTATGAGCTTGTTTTGGGTAGTTTTCTATAGATATAGTGTCTCCAGGATTTTGCTTTCGGCGTTCACTCCATAAGCTGCGCGGAGCAATCTAATCGCTCAAGTCCTCCGCTACGTCGGGTGCCCGGCTAAATCGGCTCCTGCCTCATAGCCGGTTGGAAACGTCCTGTTTCCAACCCGACTCCGCTGCAGACTTTTCACGAAGATTGCTTACCTGCTCGCTTAAATCCGTTCTCTGCCTTAAAACAAAATCCTTGGGGGGGTTCTGGGGTCTTTTCAGGAGCAGCTCTGAAGAAAAAGTTAACAGCTATCCTTAGGGGCTTCGTCCTGAGAGTTCACATAATAGGTGTTTACCCATTGGCCCATTCAAGTCAAGGAACGGCAAACCAATCTCCGTGGTTCGAGAATGAAACGATATAAGAGCTTAGACCAGTATTACTGATTTTAAGAATGACCATAACACTGATGCATTAAAGAATACTTTAAACGCCTTAAGATTCAACCCAAGGATTTTGCATTACAAAAGTGAGCGCCTTCAAAGCGAGCAGGATGCCAAACTTCGCGAAAAGCTAGCAGCGGAGAAAGGTTGGAAACAGGACGTTTCCAACCGGCCATTGAGCAGGAGCGATTTGGCCGGGTACCTTTCGGAGCGGAGAGCTTGAGCGTTAGTTTTGCACCGCGCAGCTTTCTGAGCGAACGGTATAACGCAAAATCCTGGAGATCATCTTTCATCGACCAAAGCAACTTACTCTACTTACTCCTCTTCCTGGGCGCACTCTTGCGACCTGCCGGAGCCGGCGACTCCCTTTTGCGAGCACGGCCTTGAGTAGGGCGTTTATATTTGTTCTCTTCCCCTTTAAGTTCGATAATAGCATCGCGGATCTCGGCCGCTCGTTCGAAGTCCATATCTTTGGCAGCTAAGCGCATTTCTTGTTCCAGGCTCTTAAGCAGTTCTGCCAGTTCTTCAGCAGGCATTTTCGAGCCATAGGCTGCTTTCTTTTCTGCAACCTTGGTGGCTTCCGGAGCCTCGTGGATTTTTTTGCGAATGGTCTGGGGGATAATCCCGTGCTTTTCATTATAGGCTTCCTGAATAGCCCGGCGGCGATTGGTTTCGTCGATAGCCACTCTCATGGAGCGGGTTATTTGGTCCGCATACATAATGACTTTCCCTTGGGCATTCCGAGCGGCGCGGCCAATGGTCTGAATCAGAGAGCGTTCAGCGCGGAGAAAGCCCTCTTTGTCCGCGTCGAGAATAGCAACCAGGGAAACTTCCGGAAGATCCAGGCCCTCCCGGAGCAGGTTGATTCCCACGATGACATCGATATCTCCCAAACGCAATTCCCGAAGGATCTCCACCCGCTCCAAAGTCGTAATATCGGAGTGGAGGTATTTGACGGACATATTGAGGTTTTTCAGATAATCCGTTAAATCCTCTGCCATCTTTTTGGTCAGGGTGGTGACGAGAACACGTTCATCCCGTTCAATCCTTTGGTTGATTTCCCCGATAAGATCATCAATCTGACCTTTTGTCGGCCGGACAGAAATCTCCGGGTCCAAAAGCCCGGTGGGTCGAATAATCTGCTCCACAATCTGGGGACAATGTTCCAGCTCATAGGGGCCGGGAGTGGCGCTGATATAGACTCGTTGGGGGACCAGTTCTTCATACTCAGCGAATTTCAAGGGGCGGTTATCTAAAGCGGAGGGAAGCCGGAATCCGTAGTCTACCAGGGTGGTTTTACGGGAACGGTCCCCTTCATACATACCGCGAACTTGAGGTAAAGTGACATGGGATTCGTCAATCATCATAAGGTAATCCTCAGGGAAAAAGTGCAGAAGGGTATAGGGGGTTTCTCCTGCTTCTCTGAAGGTTAAATGGCGGGAGTAGTTTTCAACACCGTTGCAAAACCCCATCTCCCTCAGCATCTCCAGATCATAACGAGTTCTTTGTTCTAAACGCTGAGCTTCCAAAAGTTTATTTTCATCCTTAAATCGTTTGAGCTGCTCTTCTAATTCTTTTTCAATATTCTCGGCAGCTACTAATACTTTATCTCGTGCCGTGACATAGTGAGAGTTCGGGAAAATGGAAACATGTCGGCGTTCTCCTAGTATTTCACCTGTTAGAACATTGATCTCGTAGATATGTTCGATTTCATCCCCAAACATTTCGATACGAATAGCGTGTTCACCGGACCCGGCGGGATGGACTTCAACTACATCTCCACGGACACGGAAGGTTCCTCGTTCAAAAGCCATATCATTGCGATCATACTGAATGGATATGAGTTTTTTTAAAATTTCATTGCGGTCAATTTCCTGCCCCTGTCGTAAGGAAACCATCAGATCACGGTATTCCTCGGGAGAACCCAAACCATAAATACAAGATACACTGGCCACCACAATCACATCACGACGTTCGAATAAAGCTGCCGTAGCGGAGTGGCGCATTTTATCAATCTCATCATTGATAGAGGAATCCTTTTCTATATAGGTATCGCTGGAAGGGACATAGGCTTCCGGCTGATAGTAATCATAGTAACTGACAAAATACTCCACAGCATTTTCCGGAAAGAACTCCTTGAACTCAGTGTAAAGCTGAGCCGCTAAAGTCTTATTATGAGCGAGAATCAGAGTAGGCCGTTGAACTTTTTCAATAATGTTGGCCATAGTAAAGGTTTTTCCTGAACCTGTTACCCCCAGCAAGGTTTGATGACGTCTGCCGGAATGTATACTTTCGACCAGAGCATCAATCGCCTGGGGCTGATCCCCGGAGGGCTTATAGGGGGCTTGTAAACGGAACTCCATGAGTTGCTCCAATCTCCTTTCTTATAAAACTTATAAGTTCTACTATTTGTTCTGGTCTTTAAATCATTCTAAGCAAGATTATATCACTTCTCCATAGGAAACAAAACAAAAAAGCCGAAAATATGTTCGGCTTTTTTGTTAATTTTCGCTGGAAATATTAGGAACCTCCTGCACCCTGTTTCATTTCATTTGAAGCGCCTTCACCTTGCTTACCTTGATTGCCCTGCTTACCTTGCTCCTGCTCTTTCTGCCCCCCTTGCTGTTTCTGTTGCTGCTGTTCTTTCAGGAGCATTTCCGGTGGGACGGTCCGAACTTGATCATTGGCACTTTTTTCTGTTCCCAGAACATTGCCTTTTTCATCAAGGTATTCGCGGATAATTTCCGTATGGACTTTTTCAGTCACTTTCTTTACTCCTTCAGGCATAACTCCCTGTCCCCCGCTCTGTCCCGAAGAGGAGCTTTCCTGGCCTTGACTGCTGGATTCTGCACCTTTTTCTTCACTATTGCCACTACCACTACCACTACCATTACTGCTTTTTTCCCCGCCTTTTTGATTCCCTTGGCCTCCAGAACCCTTCGCCTGAGACTCTTCCTTTTTCTTTTCTAGCTCTTTCTGAGCTTCTGCTGCTTTTGTATAGCTTTTCTGAATGAGGGCGAGATTTTCCGTTGTCACGGTTTTAACTGGAATAATCTTAGCCGCCACTTCACCTTGATCACCGGTAATGGATTGGGTTATGTCTACGGATTGCTTATCCATTAATTTCTGAGCCCATTGAAATGCATTAGCACCTTGAACATAGGGCGCTGTATCAATGTCAGCGATCTGACTGCCAGAGGCAATCCTATGCAATGATTTAGGATTAGCTTCTCCACCCATAAGATAAATTTTATCGGTAAGTCCCATGGTTTTAAGCAACTCATAGGCCAGCGAAATGAGTTTCTCATTCTTGGCACAGATAGCCTTAACTTGACCGGAGTTTTTCTGCAAATGTTCCATAAGGCTTTGTATGGCTATTGTTTCCGATTCGGGAGGATTTGTAATGCTATGTAACGTCAATTTGGAATCTTTACCCAACTCTTGCTTGAAGGCCGCTACATTCATTTGAGCGATAGGATCTTCTGCTTCCCCTTGTAGATAGACAACCTGCCCTTCAGTGACTTTTCCTTGGACTTGCTGAGCCATGAGCCTTCCCACCTGATCCGGATCCGGTAGGATGACCCCCTTGGCTTTCACCCCGGAAGGCAGGCCATTTAAGGCTAGAATCGGTATATCTCCTTTTTGCGCCTCCTTTAAAAAGGATTGCTCCCCTTCTTGAAGAATGAGAACCTTAGCATCCTTAAGGGCTTGGGAATTCCCTTGGTCTTCTCTGTTCAAAACCTTAACTTCCATTTCTTCTTTTTCGGCCATCTCCTGGATACCGAGAAGAAACATGTCTTTGTTAGGATCCTCCTGGTTTAAAGCTACTGCTATTATTTTTTTCTCTTCCTGTTGGGAGGATCTACTCGATGTTTTCTCCTTGCTCCCCATTAAGCCGCCAAAAATATTTTGCATGTTACAGCCGGTTAAGGCCATACTTAGGAGTAACACGATGATCATGGAGGGCACTTTTTTCATGGAACACGCTCCTTTCCAGGGTCGATCCACTCTATAGAAAACCTTCTGTTTCGCAATATCAAAAAAGCACCGTTTTGTTGGTGCTTATCATGAGTATTTCTAGTCTTCCCTTGATTGTATGAAATATGAAAGGCAACTGCTGTCAATCAATGGTATGACTCTGAAGATCATTCTTTTTTTATAGGTTTTTGGGGTCCATATCTCTTAAAGCAGAACTTAATAAATCCGTTTTCATACTATCCACTTGATCGAAGTCAACCGTTTTCGTATACATGGATTTAAGTTTATCTCTCAACTTCTGGGTGCCCAGAAGGGCTTCTCTGAGATCATTGCTAAAAGGACGCCCAAGTCCTTGATCCCCTAGATGCTCCGGATCCCCTTGCCAGATGGTTAGCTTTCTTTCTGGAAAAACGATGCCCAGAATCTCATCAGGGTAAAGAGGATGTAAGACAATATCAATAACCTGCCCCAGCTGTTCCGCTTCTTTCAAAACCCATTCCATAGCTTCATGTGCCTCTTCCCCATCGAAACGAATCTGGTCATAGTCTGTCAAGAAATAAGGGGCTAAGTTCAGCCAGCCCTCCGTACTAATTCCATGAAGAAAGAAGGATTGAACGGCACTCTTCTGGATTTTTTTCAAGGCATCCTGAGCCTTGCTCCAGGGGCCTTTTGCCTCTTTAAATAAATTTGAAGCATAAAGCTTCGGCAACCAAGGTCTACCACCTTCGGCCTTTAAATAAAACCTTTCTCGGATTCTTTCTCCGAATTCCTCGGCTAAAATTTCGCCTATTTTCTGTTGCCCATGTTTGATCTTTTCCTCAAGCTCAAGGATTCCCAATCTTTGTTGCTCAAGCTTTCCTTGATTGCAATATCTGGAAAAATCAATAAAACGCTCAATCACCCCAGGTGCGCGCCAATGCAGAGGTGCGATCTCATATTGATCAAGGATTGCCCAGTTGAAACGGCGAATAAGCACTCCCGCCATAGAATCCGGATCCCATGCGGAGCGAAGAAAATCAACCTCATACCCGCGATCAAGAAGGTCCAGTCCAATCATCTTAATCATGGTGGATTTGCCTGTTCCCGGCCCTCCAATCAGGACATAAGTACGTTCCCATTCTGACATCATATTGGGTAGAAGCGATATGTATCCGCGATTGGTAATCCCCTCTGCAAAGTAATGTCGTCCATTGGGTTTATTCCCCATGTCCTTTCCCCCTTGAAATTTTGCTTGCGGTGTAGTGTATGCATAAGGGAGGTCAGGGGTCACAGGATTTTGGGGAAAACAAAAAGCGGGACAGAAATCTGTCCCACTGCAGCTATTCCATTTTTTGACGAAGCGCCTTCAGTGCTTCCGTAAGCTGGGTATCGAAGGCTTTTGTGGTAGGAGAAAGAGTCGCTTCTTCTCCATCCTTTAGCTTCACTTGTACATCGGGCTCGATGCCCTTTTTATGGATATCTATCTTATTAGGAGTCAAATACTTCGCGGTGGTCAGCTTCACGCTGGTCCCGCTATCCAGTTGGTAAATCGTCTGCACAATCCCTTTACCAAAGGTCTTGACGCCTACAAGGGTGCCTGTTCCACGATCTCTAATCGCCCCTGAAACAATTTCAGCAGCAGAGGCACTTTCTTCGTTAACTAAAACCACAAAAGGAATGCCTAAATAATTACCTTCTGAAGCCTTGGTTACGGT
Coding sequences within it:
- a CDS encoding Cof-type HAD-IIB family hydrolase, with protein sequence MNIKLVATDLDDTLLRDDLTLSERVIEAIRQAREQGVYVTFATGRMPASARLYAEQLGLDVPIITYNGAMIQEAISRKILYRKVIPVALAREVIGFLLREKVHFHMYREDRVFVQEMNEWSQAYGQKIRVTVEEADLMTILEEEKEGVEKIIAFGSPEELAGLRQKLCQKLPDKLHLTSSKPYFLEMNHQEVNKGNTLLTFAEGLGIKREEVMAIGDSLNDMEMIRCAGLGVAMANALQEVKDAADVVTASNEEDGVAKAIEEYVLLKHK
- a CDS encoding GntR family transcriptional regulator, with translation MSQPFDNNKPIYIQIRELIEDQIVNNQLKEGEQAPSTNQLVNFYKINHVTVSKGVNQLIDEGILFKKRGLGMFVTEGARDRLLEKRKDAFINEYLVGLLQEAGKLGISTEEIIELIRRMKSC
- a CDS encoding ATP-binding cassette domain-containing protein, whose amino-acid sequence is MGTQVVVHNVSLQYKNFPALKNISFTLGEGKIYGLIGRNGAGKTSLLSLLASFREPSSGKILINGEEPFENASVMEQVCFIYEKDYKDESEKVPALLEAVERYRPHYDKDYANYLTRRFKLPMNKSLKSLSRGMQSVFNVVIGLASRCPITILDEAYLGMDAPTREVFYQELLADQGNYPRTFILSTHLVSEMDYLFDEVLILDRGSLILQENYEEFISRASSITGPAEVVDEFIHGMQKLNEQRLGNTKSVMIYGVLSERQQQSALAKGLQIGPVSLQDLFIHLTKEEE
- the uvrA gene encoding excinuclease ABC subunit UvrA, yielding MTQNFIKVRGARAHNLKNINVDIPRDQLVVVTGLSGSGKSSLAFDTIYAEGQRRYVESLSAYARMFLGQMDKPDVDYIEGLSPAISIDQKTTNRNPRSTVGTVTEVYDYLRLLYARVGHPHCPQCGREISQQTIQQMVDQVMVYPERTKLQILAPLVKGKKGEHVKVLEDARKAGYVRVRVDGENRDLSEEIKLEKNKKHSIEVVVDRIALKPDSAVRLADSLETALKLGEGNVLVDIIENTEILFSENFACPDCGIALEEISPRLFSFNSPYGACPDCTGLGANLEVDIDLIIPNKKLSLGEGAIVPWAKSQSSYYPAMMAAVSEALGFTMDTPLEELSEEQWKGLLYGIEKPIKYTFMSFFDDKPKAHTGPFEGLIPFFERRYKESTSDYVRTEIENFMSEHDCPACKGKRLKPEALAVTVGELSIDDYTRLPITEALEFITQLQLSEKEQTIARQILKEVRERLGFLVNVGLDYLTLHRAAGTLSGGEAQRIRLATQIGSSLTGVLYVLDEPSIGLHQRDNEKLLAALKHLRDLGNTLLVVEHDEDTMLTADHIIDIGPGAGAHGGRIIAEGKIEEIKANTESITGQYLNGTRRIPVPAERRKLNGKWLEVKGARENNLKNINVRIPLGVFNVVTGVSGSGKSTLVNEIVYKTLATKLNKATKLRAGLHKVVEGLEHLDKVIDIDQSPIGRSPRSNPATYTGVFDYIRELFSHTPEAKMRGYATGRFSFNVKGGRCEACKGDGIIKIEMHFLPDVYVPCEVCRGARYNRETLEVKYKGKSIAEILDMTVDEAVEFFQAVPRILRKMQTLQDVGLGYIRLGQPATTLSGGEAQRIKLATELSRRSTGKTIYILDEPTTGLHMADVDRLLEVLHRLVDGGDTVLVIEHNLDVIKTADYLIDLGPEGGSGGGQVVITGTPEEVAACPTSYTGRFLKKYLS
- the uvrB gene encoding excinuclease ABC subunit UvrB — encoded protein: MEFRLQAPYKPSGDQPQAIDALVESIHSGRRHQTLLGVTGSGKTFTMANIIEKVQRPTLILAHNKTLAAQLYTEFKEFFPENAVEYFVSYYDYYQPEAYVPSSDTYIEKDSSINDEIDKMRHSATAALFERRDVIVVASVSCIYGLGSPEEYRDLMVSLRQGQEIDRNEILKKLISIQYDRNDMAFERGTFRVRGDVVEVHPAGSGEHAIRIEMFGDEIEHIYEINVLTGEILGERRHVSIFPNSHYVTARDKVLVAAENIEKELEEQLKRFKDENKLLEAQRLEQRTRYDLEMLREMGFCNGVENYSRHLTFREAGETPYTLLHFFPEDYLMMIDESHVTLPQVRGMYEGDRSRKTTLVDYGFRLPSALDNRPLKFAEYEELVPQRVYISATPGPYELEHCPQIVEQIIRPTGLLDPEISVRPTKGQIDDLIGEINQRIERDERVLVTTLTKKMAEDLTDYLKNLNMSVKYLHSDITTLERVEILRELRLGDIDVIVGINLLREGLDLPEVSLVAILDADKEGFLRAERSLIQTIGRAARNAQGKVIMYADQITRSMRVAIDETNRRRAIQEAYNEKHGIIPQTIRKKIHEAPEATKVAEKKAAYGSKMPAEELAELLKSLEQEMRLAAKDMDFERAAEIRDAIIELKGEENKYKRPTQGRARKRESPAPAGRKSAPRKRSK
- a CDS encoding sugar ABC transporter substrate-binding protein, which encodes MKKVPSMIIVLLLSMALTGCNMQNIFGGLMGSKEKTSSRSSQQEEKKIIAVALNQEDPNKDMFLLGIQEMAEKEEMEVKVLNREDQGNSQALKDAKVLILQEGEQSFLKEAQKGDIPILALNGLPSGVKAKGVILPDPDQVGRLMAQQVQGKVTEGQVVYLQGEAEDPIAQMNVAAFKQELGKDSKLTLHSITNPPESETIAIQSLMEHLQKNSGQVKAICAKNEKLISLAYELLKTMGLTDKIYLMGGEANPKSLHRIASGSQIADIDTAPYVQGANAFQWAQKLMDKQSVDITQSITGDQGEVAAKIIPVKTVTTENLALIQKSYTKAAEAQKELEKKKEESQAKGSGGQGNQKGGEKSSNGSGSGSGNSEEKGAESSSQGQESSSSGQSGGQGVMPEGVKKVTEKVHTEIIREYLDEKGNVLGTEKSANDQVRTVPPEMLLKEQQQQKQQGGQKEQEQGKQGNQGKQGEGASNEMKQGAGGS